The genomic segment TTCGGCGATCTGCAATGCGAGGCCGTCGTCCTCAAGGGCGGCGAGCGTGGCTACGTTCGTCGCCAACTGGCTAAGCTGCTCGGTTTCCACGAGACACACAAGGGTGGCCGTTTCGCCCGGTTTCTGGCTGATTTCGCGCCTAACTCTTTGTCGAGACTGGAAAAAACTCGTGAGCCGATTCTGCTTCCGTCGGGGCGGCAGGCGCAGTTCTTCCCAGCCGGGATCATTGCCGACGTCGCGTCGGCGGTGGTTGGCGCGGCCATCAACGGCACACTGCACAAGGCGCGCCAAGGCATCGTGCCCAACTGCATGAAGATCATGCACGCGCTGGCCACCACCGGCGAGGTCGCGCTGATCGATGAGGCCACCGGCTACCAGTACCACCGCGCACCAGATGCGCTGCAGGAACTGATCTCCAAGCTGCTGCGCCAGTCATGCTCCTCGTGGGAGCGTCGTTTCCACCCGGACTACTACCGCGCACTCTACCGGCTGTTCGGCTGGAAGTACCGGGGCCACGACCAGAACCCACCGCACGTTGTTGGCCAGATCACGCAGCGCTGGGTCTATGGGCCGGTGCTGCCTGCCACGCTGATCGACGAGATCCGCGCTCGCAAGGGCATCTCGCACAAGCACCACCAATGGCTGTCCGCTCAGGGCCTGGCCCGTCTGGAAACACAGATTCACGCGGTCACGGCGATTGCGCGCAGTTCGACTTGCTACCGCGACTTCGACCGCCGCTGCGAAGCGGCCTTCGCGGGTGGCTCGCTGCAGTTGGCGCTGCTGGCCGAGGACTTTGAGGAGGGGGAATGAAATGCTGGGTCTGCAAACGACAGGCCCGGGGATACGGTCACACCGACAACCGCCACGGTGTCGGCAATCCCCGGCGCTACCCCACCGACTGGGTGTTTTGTTCGCAGCGCTGCCAGACCGCGTTTCACGCGCTGTACAGCAACTGGCTGCGGGTCAAGGAAGGTTTGGCAGTCGCCAAGGAGGTCACCATGATCGATCCGTCTGAGGTCGAGCAAGCCGCGATGCGCCAGTGCCTCAAGGCTTTCGGCGCGGCGGCGAACGAGATCGGATTTGCCAGGCCGCTGGGCGACTACTCCGAGGCGCAAGCGCTGCAGGTGATCGATGCCATCGTCACTTGCTACACCGAGGCGATGGTTGCGCATCACGAGGTGAGCAAGTACCCGCCAGTGCGCGGCATGAGGCCGACGCCCGACCCCATGACTGCCAGCGCAGCCAACCCCTTTGCCGATCTGGAGGATGACCT from the Selenomonadales bacterium genome contains:
- a CDS encoding P63C domain-containing protein codes for the protein FGDLQCEAVVLKGGERGYVRRQLAKLLGFHETHKGGRFARFLADFAPNSLSRLEKTREPILLPSGRQAQFFPAGIIADVASAVVGAAINGTLHKARQGIVPNCMKIMHALATTGEVALIDEATGYQYHRAPDALQELISKLLRQSCSSWERRFHPDYYRALYRLFGWKYRGHDQNPPHVVGQITQRWVYGPVLPATLIDEIRARKGISHKHHQWLSAQGLARLETQIHAVTAIARSSTCYRDFDRRCEAAFAGGSLQLALLAEDFEEGE